The genomic window GGCTGGAAAGCTGCATCCATGGCCAGCAGGTGTTCGGCGGCCACGGCTTCATCCGCGAATGGGGCCAGGAGCAATTGGTGCGCGACGTGCGCATCGCGCAGATCTACGAAGGCACCAACGGCATCCAGGCGCTGGACCTGCTGGGGCGCAAGGTGATCGCCGACGGCGGCCAGGCACTGGCGCTGTTCGCCGGGGAAATCCGCGCCTTTGCCGAAGCGGCCCCAGCCGATCTGCACGCCTTCACCGCGCCGCTGCTGGATGCGCTGGAGCGGCTCGAATCCGTCACCCGGCAGGTGCGCGAGCGCGCCGCCAGCCAACCGCAGGAGGTCGGCGCCGCCTCGGTGGAGTACCTGCACCTGTTCGGCTACACCGCCTATGCCTACCTGTGGGCACGCATGGCGCAGGCCAGCCTGGGCAAGGACGATGACTTCCATCGCGGCAAGCTGGCCACCGCACGCTTCTATGTTGCCCGCCTGCTGCCGCGCGTCGAGTCGCTGGCAAGCGCCATTCGCGCCGGCAGCGACAGCCTGTTCGAGCTGCGCGCCGAGCAGTTCTGACGATTTGAGCGTGATTGCGCGGCCAGCCCTGACGGGCACGCCGCGCTTTTTTCGCCTCGGCGAAGGGCGTGGCGCCACGTAGAATGGGGCATCCATTCTCCAGCGGCCTGCCTCATGAGCACCCACGATCCGTTCCTGCGGGACATTTCCCGCGTCACCCTGCAGCACTACCAGGACAGCGCCGAGTCCTTCCGCGAAGGCACCTGGGACCACGACGTCAGCCAGAACATCGCCACACTGCTGCGGCACATCCGGGGTGAACCGCCCTTCGCCCTGCTCGATTTCGGCTGCGGCCCAGGGCGCGACCTGTGCGCCCTGAAGGCCATGGGGCATGCGCCGGTGGGCCTGGACGGCTGCGCCGAGTTCGTCGCCATGGCCCGCGAGGCCAGCGGCTGTGAGGTGCTGCAACAGGACTTCCTGGCCCTGGACCTGCCCACCGCACGCTTCGACGGCATCTATGCCAATGCCAGCCTGTTTCACGTGCCGCGCAGCGAACTGCCGCGTGTGCTGCGCCAGTTGCAGGCGGCGCTGAAGCCCGGCGGCGTGCTGTTCAGCTCCAACCCGCGCGGGGACAACCAGGAAGGCTGGAATGGCGGTCGCTATGGCGCCTACCACGATCGCGAGAACTGGACGCAGCTGATGGAAGACGCGGGCTTCCGCGAGCTGGAGCACTACTACCGTCCCGCCGGCCTGCCGCGGGAACAGCAGCCGTGGCTGGCGAGCGTGTGGCGCAAGGTGTGACGGTACTCCGCTGCGCTTTTCGTAGGAGCGAGCTTGCTCGCGAACCCGCCTGACGCCGGCCCTGCCGGCGGTGTCGCGGGCGTGGCCCGCTCCTACAAGGGCGCGATGCCGCGGGCTCGTCGTCAGGATCAGAGCCCGCCGTGGGGGATTTCGCGGACAAGGTCCGCTCCTACAGGGATGATCCAGCGCTCGGGCGTGCCCTCACCCTAACCCTGCTGCACGCCCCGCTCAGAGGGAAAGGGGACCAGTCGGTGCAGGATGAAGCTACAGCGTCAGCCGGCACAACCTGCTCCCTCTCCCTCAGGGAGAGGGCTGGGGTGAGGGGGAAACGTCGGTACGAACTTGCCAGGAAGGAGACAGTAGCTCCTACTGGAAACTGCTGCCACGGGACCTACCCCTTCCCACCCCGTCATCGCCGATGTCACCCCCGCGCCAGTAGACGTATCAACCCTTCGCCGCCCAGGCGTTGAAGCGCTGCTCCAGGTCCTCGCCGTGGTCCACCCAGAACTCGAAGTTCACCGGCACCGCCTGTTCCAGGTTGGCCGGCGCGGTGTTCAGCCGCTCGACGAGCGCAGGATCGAGCAGTCGGGTCGTCCCCAGGTTCACCGAGCCGTAGCCCAGTTTCACCGTGTGGATCTTCTGCTGCTCAGGCTTGAGCGAGAAGGCGATGAAGTCCTCGGCGGTCTTCTTGTTCGGGCTTCCCTTGGGGATCGCCCAGGAGTCGATGGCGTACAGGCTGCCGTTCCACACCACCTTCATCGGCGCGCCCTCCTCCTGCGCGGCGAAGGCGCGGCCGTTGTAGGCGGTGCTCATGGCGACGTCGCCGCTGGCGATGAACTGCATCGGCTGCGCGCCCGACTCCCACCACTGGATCGACGGTTTGATCTGGTCCAGCTTGCGGAACGCGCGGTCCACGCCGTCGCGGGTCGCCAGCACCTTGTACAGGTCTTCCTTCTTCACGCCGTCGGCCAGCAGGGCGATTTCCAGGGTGTACTTGGCGCCCTTGCGCAGGGAGCGCTTGCCGGGGAATTTCCGCGTGTCCCAGAAATCCGCCCAGCCGGTCGGGCCGCTGGCGAAGCGCTTGCCGTCGTAGACCATGGCCATCGACCACACCAGCAGGCCGGCGCCGCAATCGGAAAGGGTCCCCGGCACATAGTCCTCGGCCTTGCCGAGGATCGCCGGGTCGAGGGGTTCGAACAGGCCCTCTTCGCAGCCGCGCAGCAGCTCCGGGCCTTCCACCTGGACGACGTCCCAGTTGACGCTGCCGGTGTCGACCATGGCCTTGATCTTGCCCATCTCACCGTTGTATTCGCCAGCGATCACCTTCACCCCCTCCTTATTCTCGAAGGGTTTGTAGAAGGCTTCGGTCTGCACGTCCTTGCTGGCGCCGCCGAAGGAGATCACGGTCAGGTCCGCGGCCATGGCGCCGGACGCCACGCCCATGAGCAGGGCTCCCAGAATCGGATTCTTCATTTCCACCTCTTGGCTTTGTTGTTGGCAGATGGTTCAAGCACGCAGGCGCCCGGTCTCTGCGGACCGGGGCGCGCTATCGGACGGATGCGCCCATTGTCTCAAGTGCGATAGTCGGCGCCGCCGTCCTCGATCAGGCGCAGCGCCGACTCCCAGGCCAGCAGGTGCAGGCCGTCGACCAGCGCCTCCTCTTCCTGCACGGCCACGCGCTCGCACACCGCGTGCGGCGGATAGCGCAGCTGGCGTCCGCCGGCCAGCGCCTGGACCTGCGCCTGGCAGGCGCGCTCGAGGAAGTAGATCTGGTTGAAGGCTTCGGCGATGCAGCGGCCGGTGGCCAGCAGGCCGTGGTTGCGCAGGATCATCACCATGTGGCCGCCCAGGTCGTTGACCAGGCGCGAACGCTCGTCCGGGTCCAGGGCGATGCCTTCGTAGTCGTGGTAGCCCAGGCGGTTGTAGAACTTCAGCGCGTGCTGGCTGATCGGCAGCAGGCCGTCTTCCTGGGCGGACACCGCGATGCCGGCGGCGGTATGGGTATGGATCACGCAGGCCACGTCCTCGCGGGCGGCGTGCACCGCGGAATGAATGTTGAAGCCGGCGCGATTGACGCTTTTCGGCCCGAAACGCGGATCGATGACGTCACCCGCGTGGTCGACCTTGACCAGGTCCGAGGCGCGCATTTCATGGAACATCACGCCGTAGCGGTTGATCAGGAAGTGGCCCGGCTCGCCCGGCACCCGCGCGGAAATGTGCGTGTCGATGTGGTCGGTCCAGCGGAAGTGCGCGATCAGCCGATAGAGCGCGGCGAGGTCGCAACGG from Pseudomonas sp. GCEP-101 includes these protein-coding regions:
- a CDS encoding ABC transporter substrate-binding protein, with the protein product MKNPILGALLMGVASGAMAADLTVISFGGASKDVQTEAFYKPFENKEGVKVIAGEYNGEMGKIKAMVDTGSVNWDVVQVEGPELLRGCEEGLFEPLDPAILGKAEDYVPGTLSDCGAGLLVWSMAMVYDGKRFASGPTGWADFWDTRKFPGKRSLRKGAKYTLEIALLADGVKKEDLYKVLATRDGVDRAFRKLDQIKPSIQWWESGAQPMQFIASGDVAMSTAYNGRAFAAQEEGAPMKVVWNGSLYAIDSWAIPKGSPNKKTAEDFIAFSLKPEQQKIHTVKLGYGSVNLGTTRLLDPALVERLNTAPANLEQAVPVNFEFWVDHGEDLEQRFNAWAAKG
- a CDS encoding class I SAM-dependent methyltransferase → MSTHDPFLRDISRVTLQHYQDSAESFREGTWDHDVSQNIATLLRHIRGEPPFALLDFGCGPGRDLCALKAMGHAPVGLDGCAEFVAMAREASGCEVLQQDFLALDLPTARFDGIYANASLFHVPRSELPRVLRQLQAALKPGGVLFSSNPRGDNQEGWNGGRYGAYHDRENWTQLMEDAGFRELEHYYRPAGLPREQQPWLASVWRKV
- a CDS encoding class II aldolase/adducin family protein; this encodes MRDTAYNIDPSSISAEEWQARCDLAALYRLIAHFRWTDHIDTHISARVPGEPGHFLINRYGVMFHEMRASDLVKVDHAGDVIDPRFGPKSVNRAGFNIHSAVHAAREDVACVIHTHTAAGIAVSAQEDGLLPISQHALKFYNRLGYHDYEGIALDPDERSRLVNDLGGHMVMILRNHGLLATGRCIAEAFNQIYFLERACQAQVQALAGGRQLRYPPHAVCERVAVQEEEALVDGLHLLAWESALRLIEDGGADYRT